The segment aaaataatatatttataatatttgatcgttttatattgattaaGTTAGGGGTggatatttgggtatccactcgaattcggttaaaatctattcgggtttgagattttcgagtttaaagattctagctttattcgtgtatttataaattttggttccggtttgattcggatttttgcgggtttgataacccgtttaaactatttttaaattttcaaaatttatatatctttaaatatctctaaatctaaaaataaaaataatataacatgtaaatatgaGTAATGtgatttgagtaatgtaagccaaagtacctaaattaaaaattaaaaatatgtttaacttgaatatttggatgagaataaatatatattttaagtatttttggtgttttaattattgtttatctattttagatgtttacttttgactattttttatatttcaaatattttaaacaactttaaaatagcttatatctttaatattaactctaaaaatagttaacatattaagtatataaatatgatttaaatacattcgaatatccaaaatatttcgttcagatcaggtttggttatggttttctagataccaaaatggtaaaaatCCGTTtagatattatctagtttcggttcaaatttgataatatttttcgttcagattccttaaatgaaaagttgatattataatttctatgaattgtttgtccagtaaaaatgtaattttttaatttgaatttgatttaatggagaaattaatgaagtgtatttaattcaaatttaattttggaaaacacattaatctaagtgaaaaaagacaaaatattaaaatagaaagtattgtttaattgtgtatttaattttggaaaacacattaactaaagtgaaaaagacaaacataaaAATAGGAAACTTAATTAATACTACAGTGGCATGAagtgtaaataaaagtgaaaactaaggggtatttttaaatgggtacttctcttttaataagatagatagacaCAACTTTTAATTTGTAATAACACAACTTTTCACTTTGTAATGTTTCATTTTCTACTTactgatttatttttctaataaaaaagTGATGTTCGTGATCCTTTAAGTTTGTAGTGATCAGAATATATGTGATATAAATTATTTCTTCCTCTTATactttatattctaaaattcaGTTTTTTTAACATGACATCAGAGTCTTATTGATTCAAAGACTAACTAAAGAATAAAGAGAAGCAAGTATTTGCAAAAAGGATTCAAGGAAAAGCTAGAAACAACGAAAGCAACAATGTAGTGATTCCCATATTTAAAGAGGAGATTTCTGGCACATCAAAATGACAACAATTTTCATAACTCAAAAATTGTGGATACTGGTGGAGAATGGAGTTCTGAACTAACCGGCacaacaaacaaagaaaactcCTAGACTGTTGCACTTAAGAAATCAATGGGAAGGAGCATCATTGCAAATTGTTGTGTCTGATCAGATATTCTCGCATAGAACCAGCTGTTACTTTAAAGGAAGCGTGGGATGCTTTGAAATCTGAAATCCAAGGAACTCCACAATTATGATTAATCAAACTACAATCGTTAAAAAGGGAGTATAAAAATTTGAAGATGAATGAAAGTGATAACATCAAAGTCTTCACTAACAAATCAATTGATTTGGGAAATCAATTAAGGATTCATGGTGAAGAGAAGTTGGACTATCTATCAGATTGTCTATAAAATTTCCATATCTCTCCAGAAATATTTGACAGCATTGTGGCTGTGAtggagcaaaaaaaaaaagttggatgTCAATGTATAAATGAAGATAACACCTTGCAATGTATTAATATACAAGCTAACTATCAAAGTATCTGGAAAACGTGGTTAGTAACCAAAAGATAGCAGGGTGCGAAATTTGTAATCTTTAAACAATTAAGTGAAATCGATGTTGTTGAATATGCTCATTTTTATACAGTGCCGGCTAAAGCTTAGAGGTAGTGCTGACTGTGCATTTGTACAGGGTCCACTTTTCTCTATCAAATTTCTTTTACTAATTAGGgtcctaaaattttaaaatcttgtAAAATATACTACAAATCTAAATATTGCACATAAATCCTCCTAACATATTTATTTCAGATCAGGGCCCAATATCTAAGTGAGCGGGCCCTGTTTTTATAGTATAGTACAGTTATTGTTCGGAGTTCGGACATTTATTGTGAGCCATTTGTATTAGACATGGTAGGAAAAGGAACACGTcaattttacaatttaattttttttccgaAATTTATAAAGAATTAGAAAATAATTGCTACTCGTTGATGCTTTGCGACATACGAGGTTTCAACAACTTCTTGTTAGAAATGGATTTGGTGACATTCGCCTTCTCGCGCtgattcctttttttctttctttcattcttccttcaaaaagaagaagacagttTCTCTCCACGTTTTCTGGTAACAATCTCAAATCTCTTGATTGAAAAATGTGGTCTGTAACTGAAGCTTGTgtctttatttttctgaaaattgaTTGAAAAATGTGATCTTTAGACTCTGATTGTGTCTGAGGCTTATCTTTAACCGTccacctttttttttattgatgaaaTTCTACTCAAAATGTAACCTTTTGAGTGAAATGTGGAAGCTTTGATGAGATTCTCTTTGTCGTTTTGGAGTTTATCCATTGTAATTGATAAAGAAAGTGACTTTTACTTACAGGTGATTTGATCAGGCTTCTGGAGAAGTCTGTGAAGCTCTGTTTTGGTACACCACCATTGTCTGAACAGTTTATGGTTATTGGGTAAAGTTAACAAGGGAATGAGCAAGAAAAAGGAATCAGCTTGGTTAGGTCGTTGGACTCAGTTAGGTAATGAAGTGAAGTTTCATGATCGTAGTAGTGGTAGTGACTCTAAGGAGTTGACTAGGGCTGAAGTCGATAAAGAGGTGTTGCCGTTTCCAATGTTCAAGGTTTCTCAGAAGAGAGATAATACTACTAAAGACGAATTGGGTTCAAGCTCGAAAGCTAATAACAACAGAATGCCTTGGATGTATGCTCAAGGAGATGATAACCATGTTAAAGAAAAGACTACACAGAACCTGCTTGAGCTGATGAGACCAGTGAGGTTTTACGCAACGGTTGATTCGATCAACTTGCCAGAAGAAGATGGTGGTCATCAGGTACTGAAGGGTTCCATGAAACTGAAAGGGAAGATTTTTGGTAGGTATCTTGATCTGTTTCCAAACCACCAACAACataaaggaggaggaggaggaggaggagctagGCTGGAATCTCTGGAAAGCTCCCAAGAAGAGAAGAATGAATCATCTGCGGAGACTGATACCTTGGAAATGGATAAACTTCAGATGATTCATCTTTCTGGTATATATTGAAAACTTAACATACATGTCTCGCTCTGTTTATTCTCATACTTTTCTGATTCTCATTCTTCTTGGCAGGCTCCATTGCTTCCTCCTCAACTAAGGTATTTGATTAATCTACCTCTGTTCTCAAAAGCGTTTTCCAGAAACCTTACAATGACTTGGTTTTGTAGGGCAAAGGAAGAAAAGACGATTCGGCGGTTCCCAGGACTGAAATACCAGACATGAATGAAGAACCACCTCTGGTTATGGATGGAGAGAACTCAGTAGATGGTGGGCATCAGGGAGAAACAAGCAACTCAGCTACTCAAAGTATGAACGTGGACCACTTTCTCTCAAGAGACTGCAAACGTGTGCGGTTGGAACAAGAGCCAGAAGCCAGCAGCAGTAGATGGGTCAAGCGTCTGAAGAGAAACTCCTTTGATTCCAGCGGACATGATGAAACCAAGAGCCTGATGaagattgaagaagaagaagggaacaacagcaacaacaacaacaacctctTCCTTGAAATCTTGAAGTCAGGTATCAACAATCTCCAACCAAGAAATCAAGAACCTGCCACTTCACAAACCAAGGGAGGTGATGACGTTACGCTTATGCATCCATGGATCCAGAGATGGTGCAAGAAGAAAGATGAAGCAGAAGGGGAAGATGTTAGGTTTGAGGCAGAGAAGGAAAAGGAGAAGAAACAGTATCCGAGTATTGCAGCCATGGCACTGATGGGGAAGGCTCTGACCGGTTTAAACCCGTATGGTCTTAGAAAGACAGACTCTCTCATGGTCTGGAATGCTCGGGATCTAAGGTAGGATAAACAAAACCATCATCCTGATCACCAGAACTAGCTATCAGGCTTCAGTTGAATTCGAATTCGAACCATGTGCCGTTGGCCTGGttgttttgtttgatatatGAATAACTTATTTGTATTATAAAACTTCATTTGGTCGCAACACTAAGTAATTGGGTGACTAAACATATCAAATACCAGTTGTGTTTTATGTttcatgtaaaatataaatctttttaagACGAGAGCAAACTCCATTCTTGATTGAAGGGAAAAAAGATGAACATCTAAACATTGAGTCAAAGACTTGAGAAGTACATGTGggcaaaaagaaagagagagagaggaaagacAATGAAAAGGAAACACTTAGTTGTGGGTAGCCCTAGTGTAAATCTGCTGGCTGGAGTGAGTAGAGACCATCCTGATGGTTCCTTTAGCCATCAAATCTCTGATAGCCTTCCTAGCAAGTGACCCATTGATCTACACAGCACACAAATATCATCATGTCACAAACTCTAAAACAATGAGAGAACCATCTGTGCTCAAAATCTATGAATCAGATCATTTTAGCGATAAGCAAGAAGAAAAAGTTGTTGCTTGAGCTTCACAAGCGTACCCAATAACAAAGATTTAGTTTTCCAAATTATACAAAAAGCATGCAAAGAACATCGATAGCTTATCTAAACCCAAACACACAACAAAGAGCTTATCTAGtgaaaagtttgaaactttggAGAGTGGATTTAATTACACGAAGACGGTCGGAGAGGATGGAAGGAGTGATGAGTTTGAACTTGGGAGCTTCGGAGAGAAGCTTGTCGTAAGTAGGCTGATCGAAGAGAACCATGTTGTTCACCTTCTCCTTTTGCTTTCCCTTGCTCCACTTCTGTTTCAGTCAATCAAAGAGCAACGTAACTGTAAGCAAACAAGCAAGTAAGATGTGATTTTTTCTTGGATGGGAAAATgaccttcttcttctgcttcccGCCCCCTGATTTGGCGGGTTTAGAGGATGGTGGTGGAACTTTGTCCTTCTTCGGTGCCTGCCATCACCAAAACATAAACCCCATTTTGTCAGATCACCCATCATCATAACACGAAAAAGTTAGATAGAGATAGAAACGGAGCACACACCATTGAAGGAATTGACTGAACAGAAGAGAGGGGAGGCGGCTACAAGGGTGGACGAGCTGAAAAACCagaaaaccaacaaaaaaaacctaaaaagagTGTTTTTGTAAAGTAACAGCGAAAGGGAAAGGGTAAGAGGGAGGGGCTACCTCCTTAATAATAAAACGCTGCGTTTTCCACTGCTTTGAAAGCCCACAAACAGGCCTACAAGCTTTATCTGATAACCAATTATTATCCGTTGATTCTATGGACTCTTGCTCATTTCCAGCGAACTATGGTTTTGGATTTGCCAAGGATTTATAGTCATCTTGACCTTATTATTTATAACTAAGGttagtcaaaagaaaaactgaaaagACAGGGAGGATAGTAAGATCAGACCAAAATTCGTTCCGAATATAAAGGAAACTCGCATCAAGAACCCCCTAAATCGCTTTAGAACCCTGTGTGGGAACTAAAGGATTCCAACACACATGTATCGATCACACTATCAGTGTTAAAGTTATCTCACCCACACAAAAGGGTATTCAATCTTTTACATTTTACATCACCACACTTGAGTAAGAGATGGATGGGGGAAACAAACTAAACTGCCATTTTCATCTCTATTTTCTTGTGAGGTTCATACCCAATGAGTTCAAAGTCTGCTGCCACAAAAGAGTCAACCTCTTTCTTCTCACCGTTTATCTTCAAAACCTGCAGTtgccaaaacaaaacaaaaaacacacacattaaaCATATAGATGAATATGGTCCGCATTGCATACCTCAACCATCATTGTTATTATTGGTACACTTACAGGAAAAGGTTTTGGTGGGTTCCGAAGTTGCTCCTGGAGAGGCCTCACGTGAGTTCGATACACATGAGCATCCCCAATGACATGGATAAAATCACCGGGAACAAGATCACACACATGAGCTAGCATGCAAGTCAGAAGAGAGTAGGAAGCAATGTTAAACGGCACACCAAGGCCCATATCCGCTGAACGCTGATACATCTGACACGAGAGCTCCCCTTCCGCCACGTAGAACTGTGCGAACATGTGGCACGGAGGAAGCGCCATCAGCTTGAGGTCAGAAGGGTTCCAAGCCGATAATATGATACGCCGATCATCAGGATTGTTCTTGATCTTGTCGATTACATCTGCCAGCTGATCAAATCCTTGGCCAGTATAATCAGCATGCATATCTGTGTACCTGTAAAAAGAACAAGAGATTCACCCAAAGAAAATCATCCAAACAGAGAAGAGAAAGCAAAGAGATGTTACTGACTTGGCCCCAA is part of the Raphanus sativus cultivar WK10039 chromosome 5, ASM80110v3, whole genome shotgun sequence genome and harbors:
- the LOC108861960 gene encoding F-box protein At2g16365 produces the protein MSKKKESAWLGRWTQLGNEVKFHDRSSGSDSKELTRAEVDKEVLPFPMFKVSQKRDNTTKDELGSSSKANNNRMPWMYAQGDDNHVKEKTTQNLLELMRPVRFYATVDSINLPEEDGGHQVLKGSMKLKGKIFGRYLDLFPNHQQHKGGGGGGGARLESLESSQEEKNESSAETDTLEMDKLQMIHLSGSIASSSTKGKGRKDDSAVPRTEIPDMNEEPPLVMDGENSVDGGHQGETSNSATQSMNVDHFLSRDCKRVRLEQEPEASSSRWVKRLKRNSFDSSGHDETKSLMKIEEEEGNNSNNNNNLFLEILKSGINNLQPRNQEPATSQTKGGDDVTLMHPWIQRWCKKKDEAEGEDVRFEAEKEKEKKQYPSIAAMALMGKALTGLNPYGLRKTDSLMVWNARDLR
- the LOC108861961 gene encoding 40S ribosomal protein S25-3, coding for MAPKKDKVPPPSSKPAKSGGGKQKKKKWSKGKQKEKVNNMVLFDQPTYDKLLSEAPKFKLITPSILSDRLRINGSLARKAIRDLMAKGTIRMVSTHSSQQIYTRATHN